A genomic window from Thunnus maccoyii chromosome 2, fThuMac1.1, whole genome shotgun sequence includes:
- the uso1 gene encoding general vesicular transport factor p115 isoform X1 — protein sequence MNFFRGVMGGQAAGPQPSGAETIQKLCDRVASSTLLEDRRDAVRALKSLSKKYRMEVGTQAMDHLINILQTDRSDSEILGYALDTLYNIICNDEEEEQDESEDAVTSIPVSGKHKNVSIPDENAQKQADDLGAQFTDTFIQDPEHVTLLLTLLEEFDFHVRWPGVKLLTALLKNQGVQLQGIILVSPMGVSRLMDLLADSREVIRNDGLLLLQQLTKSNAAIQKIVAFENAFERLLDIITEEGSSDGGIVVEDCLLLLLNLLKNNSSNQNFFKEGSYIQRMKPWFEVGDDNSGWSAQKVTNLHLMLQLVRVMVSPVNSPGATASCQKSMYQCGLLQQLCTILMATGVPADILTETINTVSEVIRGSQVNQDYFASVNAPSNPPRPAIVVLLMSMVNERQPFVLRCAVLYCFQCFLYKNQKGQGEIVATLLPSTIDANSISAGQLLCGGLFSADSLSNWCAAVALAHALQDNLTQKEQLLRVQLATSLGKPPVSLLQQCTNILSQGDKINRRGSKVQTRVGLLMLLCTWINNCPIAVTHFLHNQENVPFLTAQISENLGEDERLVQGLCALLLGICIYYNDNSLENYTKEKLKQLIEKRIGKENFVEKLGFITKHELYSRAAQKPQPVFPSPEQMLFDHEFTKLVKELEGVITKAVHKSSEEEKKEEEVKKTLEQHDNIVTQYKELIREQDAQIQELKEQVDSMSSQKEQMQTTITQQLSQIQQHKDQYNILKLKLGKDNQSQSNSQGDGSQVNGLQTEELTQLREEVEELRKQHSLLQTQLGDKDAIINTLRSEAAQTAEGTAGSGSDNTELLKELEALRTQVQSQSAEISQLKTERQDLLRRAEAGPSDAVDSSDGSLDAAKMADLESRLAAQTSETERLKEEASSLSKGRSELEQQLASATSTVAILQTEKAKLQTEVQESKKEQDDLLMLLADQDQKIHSLKQRLKDLGETVEDEDDLDARDQTDEDEDEEDEEDED from the exons ATGAACTTCTTCAGAGGAGTGATGGGAGGGCAGGCAGCCGGGCCACAGCCGTCCGGAGCGGAGACG ATCCAGAAATTGTGTGACCGGGTTGCCTCCTCAACTCTCCTAGAAGACCGCAGAGATGCTGTCCGGGCACTTAAGTCCCTCTCCAAG AAATATCGCATGGAAGTTGGCACACAGGCGATGGATCACTTGATTAACATACTGCAAACTGACAG gtCTGACTCCGAAATCCTCGGCTATGCTTTGGACACGCTTTACAACATCATCTGCaatgatgaggaggaagaacaAG ATGAATCAGAAG ACGCAGTAACCTCTATCCCTGTCTCAGGGAAGCATAAGAATGTGTCCATACCTG ATGAGAATGCCCAGAAGCAGGCAGATGACCTGGGTGCCCAGTTTACAGACACGTTCATCCAGGACCCTGAACATGTGACCCTGCTTCTCACTCTGTTGGAG GAGTTTGACTTCCATGTACGTTGGCCTGGGGTGAAGCTGTTGACTGCTCTGCTGAAGAACCAGGGAGTCCAGCTGCAGGGTATCATTCTGGTCAGCCCCATGG GTGTTTCCAGACTGATGGACCTGTTGGCAGACTCTCGAGAAGTAATTCGCAATGAT GGCCTGTTGTTGCTTCAACAGCTGACTAAAAGCAATGCGGCCATTCAGAAAATTGTTGCATTTGAAAACGCATTTGAGCGTCTTCTCGATATCATCACAGAAGAGGGCAGCAGTgatggag GTATTGTGGTGGAGGActgtttgctgctgttgctcAACCTGCTAAAGAATAACAGCTCCAACCAGAACTTCTTCAAGGAGGGCTCTTACATCCAGAGAATGAAGCCCTGGTTCGAGGTCGGTGATGATAACTCCGGCTGGTCGGCACAAAAAGTCACCAACCTCCACCTCATGCTGCAG CTGGTGCGAGTCATGGTGTCTCCAGTGAACTCTCCAGGAGCTACAGCCAGCTGTCAGAAGTCCATGTACCAGTGTGgcctgctgcagcagctgtgtaCCATCCTCATGGCCACCGGTGTGCCTGCCGACATCCTCACTGAG ACCATTAACACTGTATCAGAGGTCATCAGGGGCTCACAGGTCAACCAGGACTACTTCGCTTCCGTCAATGCTCCTTCAAACCCACCAAG ACCAGCCATTGTGGTCCTGCTCATGTCCATGGTCAATGAGAGACAACCATTTGTGCTTCGCTGCGCAGTCCTCTACTGCTTCCAGTGTTTTCTCTACAAAAACCAGAAAGGACAGGGAGAGATAGTGGCTACACTGCTGCCCTCCACCATTGATG ccAACTCCATCTCAGCCGGCCAGCTGCTGTGCGGAGGCCTATTCTCAGCAGACTCTCTGTCCAACTGGTGTGCCGCTGTGGCCTTGGCTCACGCCCTGCAAGACAACCTCACCCAGAAGGAGCAACTGTTGAGGGTTCAACTCGCCACCAGCCTGGGGAAGCCCCCTGTCTCCTTGCTACAGCAGTGCACCAACATCCTGTCCCAG GGTGATAAGATCAACCGACGG GGCAGCAAAGTGCAGACCAGGGTCGGCCTCCTCATGCTGCTGTGCACGTGGATCAACAACTGTCCGATAGCTGTCACACACTTTCTACACAATCAGGAAAACGTTCCCTTC CTGACGGCACAGATCTCAGAGAACCTGGGAGAGGATGAAAGGCTGGTTCAGGGTCTGTGTGCGCTGCTTCTCGGCATCTGCATTTATTACAATGACAACTCACTGGAGAACTACACCAA AGAGAAGTTAAAGCAGCTGATTGAGAAGCGGATTGGAAAAGAAAACTTTGTAGAGAAGCTCGGTTTCATCACAAAGCATGAGCTGTACTCCCGGGCGGCCCAGAAGCCACAACCTGTCTTCCCGTCGCCAGAGCAGATGCTGTTTGACCACGAGTTCACCAAGCTGGTGAAAGAACTGGAGG GTGTGATAACCAAAGCAGTTCACAAGTCCagtgaagaggagaagaaggaggaggaggtgaagaagaCGTTGGAGCAACATGACAACATTGTAACTCAATACAAAGAGCTGATCAGAGAGCAG GATGCTCAGATCCAGGAGCTGAAAGAGCAGGTAGATTCAATGTCATCTCAGAAGGAACAGATGCAGACTACAATCACCCAGCAGCTGTCTCAGATCCAGCAGCACAAAGACCAGTACAACATCCTCAAACTGAAATTAG GTAAGGACAACCAGAGTCAGTCCAACAGCCAGGGAGACGGCTCCCAGGTCAACGGGCTGCAGACAGAAGAGCTCACACAGCTTCGagaagaggtggaggagctCCGCAAGCAACACTCACTCCTTCAGACACAACTTGGTGACAAAGACGCAATCATCAACACCCTG AGGTCGGAGGCGGCACAGACAGCAGAAGGAACAGCAGGGTCAGGATCAGACAACACAGAACTACTCAAG GAGTTGGAGGCTCTGAGGACTCAGGTCCAGTCCCAGTCAGCAGAGATCAGCCAgctgaagacagagagacaagacCTGCTCAGAAGAGCTGAAGCAGGg CCTTCGGATGCAGTTGACAGCAGTGACGGCTCATTAGACGCCGCCAAGATGGCAGACCTAGAGAGCAGACTCGCAGCACAGACGTCTGAGACAGAAAGACTCAAG gAGGAGGCGAGCAGTCTGTCGAAGGGCCGGTCggagctggagcagcagctggcTTCAGCAACCAGCACGGTTGCcatcctgcagacagagaaagcaaagCTGCAAACAGAGGTGCAGGAGTCCAAGAAGGAGCAGGACGACCTGCTTATGCTGCTGGCAGACCAGGACCAGAAGATCCACAGCCTCAAACAGAGACTCAAGGACCTGGGAGAGACG GTGGAAGATGAAGACGACCTCGACGCCAGGGACCAAACGGACGAGGACGAGGACGAGGAGGACGAAGAAGACGAGGACtaa
- the uso1 gene encoding general vesicular transport factor p115 isoform X6 has product MNFFRGVMGGQAAGPQPSGAETIQKLCDRVASSTLLEDRRDAVRALKSLSKKYRMEVGTQAMDHLINILQTDRSDSEILGYALDTLYNIICNDEEEEQDENAQKQADDLGAQFTDTFIQDPEHVTLLLTLLEEFDFHVRWPGVKLLTALLKNQGVQLQGIILVSPMGVSRLMDLLADSREVIRNDGLLLLQQLTKSNAAIQKIVAFENAFERLLDIITEEGSSDGGIVVEDCLLLLLNLLKNNSSNQNFFKEGSYIQRMKPWFEVGDDNSGWSAQKVTNLHLMLQLVRVMVSPVNSPGATASCQKSMYQCGLLQQLCTILMATGVPADILTETINTVSEVIRGSQVNQDYFASVNAPSNPPRPAIVVLLMSMVNERQPFVLRCAVLYCFQCFLYKNQKGQGEIVATLLPSTIDANSISAGQLLCGGLFSADSLSNWCAAVALAHALQDNLTQKEQLLRVQLATSLGKPPVSLLQQCTNILSQGSKVQTRVGLLMLLCTWINNCPIAVTHFLHNQENVPFLTAQISENLGEDERLVQGLCALLLGICIYYNDNSLENYTKEKLKQLIEKRIGKENFVEKLGFITKHELYSRAAQKPQPVFPSPEQMLFDHEFTKLVKELEGVITKAVHKSSEEEKKEEEVKKTLEQHDNIVTQYKELIREQDAQIQELKEQVDSMSSQKEQMQTTITQQLSQIQQHKDQYNILKLKLGKDNQSQSNSQGDGSQVNGLQTEELTQLREEVEELRKQHSLLQTQLGDKDAIINTLRSEAAQTAEGTAGSGSDNTELLKELEALRTQVQSQSAEISQLKTERQDLLRRAEAGPSDAVDSSDGSLDAAKMADLESRLAAQTSETERLKEEASSLSKGRSELEQQLASATSTVAILQTEKAKLQTEVQESKKEQDDLLMLLADQDQKIHSLKQRLKDLGETVEDEDDLDARDQTDEDEDEEDEEDED; this is encoded by the exons ATGAACTTCTTCAGAGGAGTGATGGGAGGGCAGGCAGCCGGGCCACAGCCGTCCGGAGCGGAGACG ATCCAGAAATTGTGTGACCGGGTTGCCTCCTCAACTCTCCTAGAAGACCGCAGAGATGCTGTCCGGGCACTTAAGTCCCTCTCCAAG AAATATCGCATGGAAGTTGGCACACAGGCGATGGATCACTTGATTAACATACTGCAAACTGACAG gtCTGACTCCGAAATCCTCGGCTATGCTTTGGACACGCTTTACAACATCATCTGCaatgatgaggaggaagaacaAG ATGAGAATGCCCAGAAGCAGGCAGATGACCTGGGTGCCCAGTTTACAGACACGTTCATCCAGGACCCTGAACATGTGACCCTGCTTCTCACTCTGTTGGAG GAGTTTGACTTCCATGTACGTTGGCCTGGGGTGAAGCTGTTGACTGCTCTGCTGAAGAACCAGGGAGTCCAGCTGCAGGGTATCATTCTGGTCAGCCCCATGG GTGTTTCCAGACTGATGGACCTGTTGGCAGACTCTCGAGAAGTAATTCGCAATGAT GGCCTGTTGTTGCTTCAACAGCTGACTAAAAGCAATGCGGCCATTCAGAAAATTGTTGCATTTGAAAACGCATTTGAGCGTCTTCTCGATATCATCACAGAAGAGGGCAGCAGTgatggag GTATTGTGGTGGAGGActgtttgctgctgttgctcAACCTGCTAAAGAATAACAGCTCCAACCAGAACTTCTTCAAGGAGGGCTCTTACATCCAGAGAATGAAGCCCTGGTTCGAGGTCGGTGATGATAACTCCGGCTGGTCGGCACAAAAAGTCACCAACCTCCACCTCATGCTGCAG CTGGTGCGAGTCATGGTGTCTCCAGTGAACTCTCCAGGAGCTACAGCCAGCTGTCAGAAGTCCATGTACCAGTGTGgcctgctgcagcagctgtgtaCCATCCTCATGGCCACCGGTGTGCCTGCCGACATCCTCACTGAG ACCATTAACACTGTATCAGAGGTCATCAGGGGCTCACAGGTCAACCAGGACTACTTCGCTTCCGTCAATGCTCCTTCAAACCCACCAAG ACCAGCCATTGTGGTCCTGCTCATGTCCATGGTCAATGAGAGACAACCATTTGTGCTTCGCTGCGCAGTCCTCTACTGCTTCCAGTGTTTTCTCTACAAAAACCAGAAAGGACAGGGAGAGATAGTGGCTACACTGCTGCCCTCCACCATTGATG ccAACTCCATCTCAGCCGGCCAGCTGCTGTGCGGAGGCCTATTCTCAGCAGACTCTCTGTCCAACTGGTGTGCCGCTGTGGCCTTGGCTCACGCCCTGCAAGACAACCTCACCCAGAAGGAGCAACTGTTGAGGGTTCAACTCGCCACCAGCCTGGGGAAGCCCCCTGTCTCCTTGCTACAGCAGTGCACCAACATCCTGTCCCAG GGCAGCAAAGTGCAGACCAGGGTCGGCCTCCTCATGCTGCTGTGCACGTGGATCAACAACTGTCCGATAGCTGTCACACACTTTCTACACAATCAGGAAAACGTTCCCTTC CTGACGGCACAGATCTCAGAGAACCTGGGAGAGGATGAAAGGCTGGTTCAGGGTCTGTGTGCGCTGCTTCTCGGCATCTGCATTTATTACAATGACAACTCACTGGAGAACTACACCAA AGAGAAGTTAAAGCAGCTGATTGAGAAGCGGATTGGAAAAGAAAACTTTGTAGAGAAGCTCGGTTTCATCACAAAGCATGAGCTGTACTCCCGGGCGGCCCAGAAGCCACAACCTGTCTTCCCGTCGCCAGAGCAGATGCTGTTTGACCACGAGTTCACCAAGCTGGTGAAAGAACTGGAGG GTGTGATAACCAAAGCAGTTCACAAGTCCagtgaagaggagaagaaggaggaggaggtgaagaagaCGTTGGAGCAACATGACAACATTGTAACTCAATACAAAGAGCTGATCAGAGAGCAG GATGCTCAGATCCAGGAGCTGAAAGAGCAGGTAGATTCAATGTCATCTCAGAAGGAACAGATGCAGACTACAATCACCCAGCAGCTGTCTCAGATCCAGCAGCACAAAGACCAGTACAACATCCTCAAACTGAAATTAG GTAAGGACAACCAGAGTCAGTCCAACAGCCAGGGAGACGGCTCCCAGGTCAACGGGCTGCAGACAGAAGAGCTCACACAGCTTCGagaagaggtggaggagctCCGCAAGCAACACTCACTCCTTCAGACACAACTTGGTGACAAAGACGCAATCATCAACACCCTG AGGTCGGAGGCGGCACAGACAGCAGAAGGAACAGCAGGGTCAGGATCAGACAACACAGAACTACTCAAG GAGTTGGAGGCTCTGAGGACTCAGGTCCAGTCCCAGTCAGCAGAGATCAGCCAgctgaagacagagagacaagacCTGCTCAGAAGAGCTGAAGCAGGg CCTTCGGATGCAGTTGACAGCAGTGACGGCTCATTAGACGCCGCCAAGATGGCAGACCTAGAGAGCAGACTCGCAGCACAGACGTCTGAGACAGAAAGACTCAAG gAGGAGGCGAGCAGTCTGTCGAAGGGCCGGTCggagctggagcagcagctggcTTCAGCAACCAGCACGGTTGCcatcctgcagacagagaaagcaaagCTGCAAACAGAGGTGCAGGAGTCCAAGAAGGAGCAGGACGACCTGCTTATGCTGCTGGCAGACCAGGACCAGAAGATCCACAGCCTCAAACAGAGACTCAAGGACCTGGGAGAGACG GTGGAAGATGAAGACGACCTCGACGCCAGGGACCAAACGGACGAGGACGAGGACGAGGAGGACGAAGAAGACGAGGACtaa
- the uso1 gene encoding general vesicular transport factor p115 isoform X3: protein MNFFRGVMGGQAAGPQPSGAETIQKLCDRVASSTLLEDRRDAVRALKSLSKKYRMEVGTQAMDHLINILQTDRSDSEILGYALDTLYNIICNDEEEEQDESEDAVTSIPVSGKHKNVSIPDENAQKQADDLGAQFTDTFIQDPEHVTLLLTLLEEFDFHVRWPGVKLLTALLKNQGVQLQGIILVSPMGVSRLMDLLADSREVIRNDGLLLLQQLTKSNAAIQKIVAFENAFERLLDIITEEGSSDGGIVVEDCLLLLLNLLKNNSSNQNFFKEGSYIQRMKPWFEVGDDNSGWSAQKVTNLHLMLQLVRVMVSPVNSPGATASCQKSMYQCGLLQQLCTILMATGVPADILTETINTVSEVIRGSQVNQDYFASVNAPSNPPRPAIVVLLMSMVNERQPFVLRCAVLYCFQCFLYKNQKGQGEIVATLLPSTIDANSISAGQLLCGGLFSADSLSNWCAAVALAHALQDNLTQKEQLLRVQLATSLGKPPVSLLQQCTNILSQGSKVQTRVGLLMLLCTWINNCPIAVTHFLHNQENVPFLTAQISENLGEDERLVQGLCALLLGICIYYNDNSLENYTKEKLKQLIEKRIGKENFVEKLGFITKHELYSRAAQKPQPVFPSPEQMLFDHEFTKLVKELEGVITKAVHKSSEEEKKEEEVKKTLEQHDNIVTQYKELIREQDAQIQELKEQVDSMSSQKEQMQTTITQQLSQIQQHKDQYNILKLKLGKDNQSQSNSQGDGSQVNGLQTEELTQLREEVEELRKQHSLLQTQLGDKDAIINTLRSEAAQTAEGTAGSGSDNTELLKELEALRTQVQSQSAEISQLKTERQDLLRRAEAGPSDAVDSSDGSLDAAKMADLESRLAAQTSETERLKEEASSLSKGRSELEQQLASATSTVAILQTEKAKLQTEVQESKKEQDDLLMLLADQDQKIHSLKQRLKDLGETVEDEDDLDARDQTDEDEDEEDEEDED from the exons ATGAACTTCTTCAGAGGAGTGATGGGAGGGCAGGCAGCCGGGCCACAGCCGTCCGGAGCGGAGACG ATCCAGAAATTGTGTGACCGGGTTGCCTCCTCAACTCTCCTAGAAGACCGCAGAGATGCTGTCCGGGCACTTAAGTCCCTCTCCAAG AAATATCGCATGGAAGTTGGCACACAGGCGATGGATCACTTGATTAACATACTGCAAACTGACAG gtCTGACTCCGAAATCCTCGGCTATGCTTTGGACACGCTTTACAACATCATCTGCaatgatgaggaggaagaacaAG ATGAATCAGAAG ACGCAGTAACCTCTATCCCTGTCTCAGGGAAGCATAAGAATGTGTCCATACCTG ATGAGAATGCCCAGAAGCAGGCAGATGACCTGGGTGCCCAGTTTACAGACACGTTCATCCAGGACCCTGAACATGTGACCCTGCTTCTCACTCTGTTGGAG GAGTTTGACTTCCATGTACGTTGGCCTGGGGTGAAGCTGTTGACTGCTCTGCTGAAGAACCAGGGAGTCCAGCTGCAGGGTATCATTCTGGTCAGCCCCATGG GTGTTTCCAGACTGATGGACCTGTTGGCAGACTCTCGAGAAGTAATTCGCAATGAT GGCCTGTTGTTGCTTCAACAGCTGACTAAAAGCAATGCGGCCATTCAGAAAATTGTTGCATTTGAAAACGCATTTGAGCGTCTTCTCGATATCATCACAGAAGAGGGCAGCAGTgatggag GTATTGTGGTGGAGGActgtttgctgctgttgctcAACCTGCTAAAGAATAACAGCTCCAACCAGAACTTCTTCAAGGAGGGCTCTTACATCCAGAGAATGAAGCCCTGGTTCGAGGTCGGTGATGATAACTCCGGCTGGTCGGCACAAAAAGTCACCAACCTCCACCTCATGCTGCAG CTGGTGCGAGTCATGGTGTCTCCAGTGAACTCTCCAGGAGCTACAGCCAGCTGTCAGAAGTCCATGTACCAGTGTGgcctgctgcagcagctgtgtaCCATCCTCATGGCCACCGGTGTGCCTGCCGACATCCTCACTGAG ACCATTAACACTGTATCAGAGGTCATCAGGGGCTCACAGGTCAACCAGGACTACTTCGCTTCCGTCAATGCTCCTTCAAACCCACCAAG ACCAGCCATTGTGGTCCTGCTCATGTCCATGGTCAATGAGAGACAACCATTTGTGCTTCGCTGCGCAGTCCTCTACTGCTTCCAGTGTTTTCTCTACAAAAACCAGAAAGGACAGGGAGAGATAGTGGCTACACTGCTGCCCTCCACCATTGATG ccAACTCCATCTCAGCCGGCCAGCTGCTGTGCGGAGGCCTATTCTCAGCAGACTCTCTGTCCAACTGGTGTGCCGCTGTGGCCTTGGCTCACGCCCTGCAAGACAACCTCACCCAGAAGGAGCAACTGTTGAGGGTTCAACTCGCCACCAGCCTGGGGAAGCCCCCTGTCTCCTTGCTACAGCAGTGCACCAACATCCTGTCCCAG GGCAGCAAAGTGCAGACCAGGGTCGGCCTCCTCATGCTGCTGTGCACGTGGATCAACAACTGTCCGATAGCTGTCACACACTTTCTACACAATCAGGAAAACGTTCCCTTC CTGACGGCACAGATCTCAGAGAACCTGGGAGAGGATGAAAGGCTGGTTCAGGGTCTGTGTGCGCTGCTTCTCGGCATCTGCATTTATTACAATGACAACTCACTGGAGAACTACACCAA AGAGAAGTTAAAGCAGCTGATTGAGAAGCGGATTGGAAAAGAAAACTTTGTAGAGAAGCTCGGTTTCATCACAAAGCATGAGCTGTACTCCCGGGCGGCCCAGAAGCCACAACCTGTCTTCCCGTCGCCAGAGCAGATGCTGTTTGACCACGAGTTCACCAAGCTGGTGAAAGAACTGGAGG GTGTGATAACCAAAGCAGTTCACAAGTCCagtgaagaggagaagaaggaggaggaggtgaagaagaCGTTGGAGCAACATGACAACATTGTAACTCAATACAAAGAGCTGATCAGAGAGCAG GATGCTCAGATCCAGGAGCTGAAAGAGCAGGTAGATTCAATGTCATCTCAGAAGGAACAGATGCAGACTACAATCACCCAGCAGCTGTCTCAGATCCAGCAGCACAAAGACCAGTACAACATCCTCAAACTGAAATTAG GTAAGGACAACCAGAGTCAGTCCAACAGCCAGGGAGACGGCTCCCAGGTCAACGGGCTGCAGACAGAAGAGCTCACACAGCTTCGagaagaggtggaggagctCCGCAAGCAACACTCACTCCTTCAGACACAACTTGGTGACAAAGACGCAATCATCAACACCCTG AGGTCGGAGGCGGCACAGACAGCAGAAGGAACAGCAGGGTCAGGATCAGACAACACAGAACTACTCAAG GAGTTGGAGGCTCTGAGGACTCAGGTCCAGTCCCAGTCAGCAGAGATCAGCCAgctgaagacagagagacaagacCTGCTCAGAAGAGCTGAAGCAGGg CCTTCGGATGCAGTTGACAGCAGTGACGGCTCATTAGACGCCGCCAAGATGGCAGACCTAGAGAGCAGACTCGCAGCACAGACGTCTGAGACAGAAAGACTCAAG gAGGAGGCGAGCAGTCTGTCGAAGGGCCGGTCggagctggagcagcagctggcTTCAGCAACCAGCACGGTTGCcatcctgcagacagagaaagcaaagCTGCAAACAGAGGTGCAGGAGTCCAAGAAGGAGCAGGACGACCTGCTTATGCTGCTGGCAGACCAGGACCAGAAGATCCACAGCCTCAAACAGAGACTCAAGGACCTGGGAGAGACG GTGGAAGATGAAGACGACCTCGACGCCAGGGACCAAACGGACGAGGACGAGGACGAGGAGGACGAAGAAGACGAGGACtaa